The window TAAAAACAGTGTTATCAGCCAGGTTTGGTGCCAGCTGAAACTGCATTTCGGGCGATGTAGCCGAACGTTTACGGTAAATCCTTTTGTGAATGGTTAAAGCTTTACGATTGGCATATTGGCTCATTACCTTCGCCGCCCTTCCGGTTGGGGCCAGCAACTCGCTTTTGAGGTTAAATTTAGTCAGAACCTTTACCAAAGCTGCTACAGAAGTGGTTTTACCTGTACCCGCGTAGCCTTTTAAAACAAAACACCGCTCGTCGTCTTTATCCTGCAAAAACTTCGACATCCGTTCGCAAAAAAGCATTTGCTCCTTAGTGGGCGGATGTGCGTAAGCCTGGGCAATGAGTTGACTTTTATCGGTAATCATGTAAAGGTTAATTGTTTTAACTGGTTAATTGTTTGGCAGGGCAAATGAACCTGTTTTTTAGCATAGGTGGGATTGTTTTTTTGAATTTTTCGGAAAAATGGAATAATCCCAAAGGGAAATGGCTTACATTTTCAAAAGAATAACATCGCTATGCGCTTTGCTTTTTTTTGCTCTGCTAATTACAAAAGTAAGGTTTCTATGCGATGTGCCATTACCATATTTTGTTTTTTGCTATGACTAAAAATAGTAAAATGACCATCTTGCGAGGCAACCAGGCCAATGGCATCGGGCTGATCGTTTACAAACTGAGCGACTGAGAAATGTCTGGTTCCTCCCAGCTGACCAGGATACAGAATTTTATCTTCACCGCCTACAATCGGTTCAGAAAAAGCAATCTGGTCTACTGTAGGTTTACCTTTTGCACGGCCAATTTTAGCGCCAAAAGCAATAAGGCCAAATTCTTCGTTGATAATGGTTGCTCCATCAACAGCAGTTAAACCAGCCAGATGATCAACCTCCCGGCGAACAGCACCTTGCGAGAAAATTTCACTCTGGTTACCGCTTTGTTTGGCGAGGTTGGCTAACCCACAAAATGGTGGCTCAACCAAATACTGAATGGGGTGAATAATCGATTCTTCCCATTTTGTATCACCTTTAGGTACAATTAACAACGCTCCTCCGCGTCCGTGGGCGCGCATAGAAACCGCAAACTGAATAAGAATATTAATCGGGTCGTTCCAGCTGGCCAGCACCGTTAAATCGAGTAAAGCTTTTAAAATAGGTGGACAATCACGGTTGGTGCAGCTCATATCGTCTACAATCCTGATCTGCTCTCCTTTTAGCACAGCTACATTGGTAAACTTCCCAATGCCGTATATTCTGCGGTGTTTAATCACAATTAAACCTGGTTCCGAAACATCAACCACAAAACAAAAATTCGGGATATTGAGTGTGGTTCCCCAAATATATAATTCGCCATCTTCCTCCCAAACCCCCAGGTGGATTCCAGAACGTTCGATACCCGGTGCTATTTTGGTTAACGTATTGGCATTTAATGCCAGTTTCTTGGCGAAATGCAGGGGTTTAGAAGCTTGTCCCGGAGGTAAAAAAGCAATAGAAATGCGCGGGGAGTGGCCTTCTTCTTTACGTAAACTGCTCCAAAAAGCCACATCTATAATGGCTTCTATTATTTTACTGTTGGGCTGGGTAGCCAAATCTACCTCACCTTGCGCAATTGCATTTTTGTGCAGTTTAATAAAATGTTGCTCAATAGTGGTTGCAATTGTGTTTGCTGCTTTATAGGTAGGCTTGTAACTCATGTTCCGAATTTAAGCCGAATATTTTGATTTCTGAATAGCCGAAGGGTTTGATTTAAGTAAAAATATGTTTAACTTGTTAATTGCTTAAATCGGTTAATTGTACTACACGAAATTGCTTATTAAATTATAAAAACCATAGCGCATGTTTGCATGGCAAAAAACTGAAAACACTATTATTTCATGCTCAAACCTAAAAATTAACCACCACTTTGCTGTTAATCCTTAAAAAAACCTATTTTTGTTTCAATGAGTAACAACAGCCTTTTATTAGTCGACCCGAATTTTAAAGCTGATGCATCTGCAAACTGCCATTTATTGTTAAAAATAACGAATGATAGTTTTTCTTATGCAGTGGTAAATAAGGATACGGACGAGATTAAGTTGATTTTCGACAAACAAGGCTGTGATGACGTACAAAAGGATTTAAAAACTGCTTTTGAAACCGATCGATACCTCTCGCTCAATTACGCTGAAATTAAAGCCGC is drawn from Pedobacter sp. HDW13 and contains these coding sequences:
- a CDS encoding putative sensor domain DACNV-containing protein — translated: MSYKPTYKAANTIATTIEQHFIKLHKNAIAQGEVDLATQPNSKIIEAIIDVAFWSSLRKEEGHSPRISIAFLPPGQASKPLHFAKKLALNANTLTKIAPGIERSGIHLGVWEEDGELYIWGTTLNIPNFCFVVDVSEPGLIVIKHRRIYGIGKFTNVAVLKGEQIRIVDDMSCTNRDCPPILKALLDLTVLASWNDPINILIQFAVSMRAHGRGGALLIVPKGDTKWEESIIHPIQYLVEPPFCGLANLAKQSGNQSEIFSQGAVRREVDHLAGLTAVDGATIINEEFGLIAFGAKIGRAKGKPTVDQIAFSEPIVGGEDKILYPGQLGGTRHFSVAQFVNDQPDAIGLVASQDGHFTIFSHSKKQNMVMAHRIETLLL